Proteins from a genomic interval of Arthrobacter sp. CAN_C5:
- the glgB gene encoding 1,4-alpha-glucan branching protein GlgB codes for MPKMTPTFPELLATWLPAQRWFPAKGREFELRRVGGIRLEDPKGEVGLDVHLIAVDTGTRQDIVQVPLSYRKAPLRGAKAALIGEAEHSELGHRWIYDATHDPVFVTAWMELIRSGGVTEDGRTQGTPQGAFADQKRFARSLKPTVLKGEQSNTSVVVKTKSGSMIIKFFRVLAPGESPDVQVSAKLTDAGSVDVPATYGWVTGSWEDTNAEGKWLTGHLSVLRDFIDDSTDAWRTASAAAASNTDFTTEAAELGRVTGRIHSQLGEAFGSRAASDAERAEFIETLVQRIEWAWDEARDVVGPLEAEVARVVDRVRAVTNLPDLQRIHSDYHLGQVLNAPDGSWLVLDFEGEPLRPAAERSVPDVVLRDVVGMTRSLEYAGAAAAHGNDAAIPAADQWTVAAAAAFAAGYQEQTGMPIDRADPLFLALWLDKALYEVVYELRNRPDWVDIPVRDVRRALSGQGEATSAQASAAIPASAGPIDPMIAVDPVATSAAVAATSGGSAVTGRINHPEDVLQAVSEGRYHQPHAVLGAHLEGQTQVTIRTLRRLAQRVTVVTGSGRVELEHEHNGIWVGTIESETPGHVPDYRLEVTYDGSPQLVDDPYRFLPTLGEIDMHLLAEGRHETLWTALGAHVRHYASVLGDIDGVSFAVWAPNAQAVRVKADFNGWDGSINAMRALGSSGFWEIFIPGAEAGSRYKFEILATDGQWREKADPMARGTEIPPLTGSRVVESRYTFQDDEWMTARAAADPHNGPMSVYEVHLGSWRLGLNYRELADQLTEYVQWQGFTHVELMPVAEHPFGGSWGYQVTSYYAPTSRFGHPDDFKYLVDKLHQAGIGVIMDWVPAHFPKDEFALAQFDGGTLYEHGDPFLGEHPDWGTLIFDFGRREVRNFLVANALYWLEEYHIDGLRVDAVASMLYLDYSREDGQWTPNRLGGRENLEAIDFLQEVNATAYKRVPGIVMIAEESTSFPGVTRATSGGGLGFGLKWNMGWMHDSLEYMAEDPVNRGYHHGKATFSMVYAYTENFLLPISHDEVVHGKGSLLRKMPGDRWQQLASVRAYLAFQWAHPGKQLIFMGTEYAQESEWSEQHGLDWWLSDTPAHKGVQHLVRSLNGIYRDTPALYLRDNDPSGFQWIDENDGARNTLSFIRWDGQGNPLVCIANFAGAPHEGFRVGLPWSGDWEEVLNTDAEEFGGSGVINSGGVTSVEGPWSGQPAYADLRVPPLGVVYLAPKKA; via the coding sequence ATGCCCAAAATGACGCCGACCTTTCCAGAACTTCTTGCAACCTGGCTACCCGCTCAGCGGTGGTTCCCTGCCAAAGGCCGCGAGTTTGAACTTCGTCGGGTCGGCGGCATCCGGCTGGAGGACCCCAAAGGTGAGGTGGGGCTCGATGTCCACCTGATCGCCGTTGACACCGGTACCCGCCAGGACATTGTGCAGGTTCCGCTGAGCTACCGGAAGGCTCCCCTGCGGGGTGCCAAGGCCGCGCTGATCGGTGAAGCCGAGCACTCCGAACTCGGCCACCGGTGGATCTACGATGCCACCCACGATCCGGTGTTCGTCACCGCGTGGATGGAGCTGATCCGTTCCGGTGGGGTCACCGAGGACGGGCGGACGCAGGGGACTCCCCAGGGGGCCTTCGCCGACCAGAAACGGTTCGCCCGGTCCCTCAAGCCGACGGTCCTCAAGGGCGAGCAGTCCAACACCTCAGTGGTGGTCAAGACCAAATCCGGATCGATGATCATCAAGTTCTTCCGCGTGCTGGCCCCGGGTGAGAGCCCCGACGTACAGGTCAGTGCCAAGCTGACGGATGCCGGATCCGTCGACGTCCCGGCCACGTACGGGTGGGTCACTGGCAGCTGGGAAGACACCAACGCCGAGGGGAAGTGGCTGACCGGCCACCTCAGTGTGCTGCGCGACTTCATCGACGACAGCACCGACGCTTGGCGGACCGCCTCAGCCGCGGCGGCAAGCAACACCGATTTCACTACCGAGGCAGCCGAACTGGGCCGGGTGACCGGACGTATCCACTCCCAGCTCGGGGAGGCCTTCGGTAGCCGGGCAGCAAGCGACGCCGAACGCGCCGAGTTCATCGAGACCCTCGTCCAGCGGATCGAATGGGCGTGGGATGAAGCCCGGGATGTCGTCGGACCGCTTGAAGCCGAGGTGGCCAGGGTGGTGGACCGTGTCCGCGCTGTCACGAACCTGCCCGATCTGCAGCGTATCCACTCCGACTACCATCTGGGCCAGGTCCTCAACGCCCCGGACGGATCCTGGTTGGTCCTGGACTTCGAAGGTGAGCCGCTGCGCCCCGCAGCGGAGCGTTCGGTACCCGACGTGGTGCTACGCGACGTCGTCGGCATGACCCGGTCGCTTGAGTACGCCGGCGCGGCGGCAGCCCACGGCAACGACGCTGCCATTCCGGCCGCTGACCAGTGGACCGTGGCCGCCGCTGCCGCCTTCGCTGCCGGCTACCAGGAGCAGACTGGTATGCCGATCGACCGTGCGGACCCCCTGTTCCTTGCCCTCTGGCTGGATAAGGCGCTGTACGAGGTCGTGTACGAATTGCGCAATCGTCCGGACTGGGTGGACATTCCCGTCCGGGACGTGCGCCGTGCCCTCAGCGGGCAGGGAGAGGCCACCTCGGCGCAGGCTTCGGCTGCCATTCCCGCGTCCGCGGGTCCGATCGATCCGATGATCGCCGTCGACCCCGTGGCAACCTCGGCGGCAGTCGCCGCGACCAGTGGCGGCTCAGCGGTGACCGGTCGGATCAACCACCCGGAGGATGTCCTCCAGGCTGTCTCCGAGGGTCGCTACCACCAGCCGCACGCTGTCCTGGGTGCTCACCTTGAAGGGCAGACCCAGGTGACCATCCGGACCCTGCGCCGGCTGGCGCAACGGGTCACGGTGGTGACCGGCAGCGGCCGGGTTGAGCTCGAGCATGAACATAACGGCATCTGGGTGGGCACCATCGAGTCGGAGACCCCCGGGCACGTTCCCGACTACCGGCTTGAAGTGACCTACGACGGCAGCCCGCAACTGGTCGATGACCCGTACCGTTTCCTGCCCACCCTGGGCGAGATCGACATGCACCTGCTGGCGGAAGGGCGCCACGAGACCCTCTGGACGGCTCTCGGTGCCCACGTCCGTCACTACGCCTCGGTGCTGGGCGATATCGACGGCGTCAGCTTCGCTGTCTGGGCGCCGAACGCTCAGGCCGTGCGCGTCAAGGCCGATTTCAACGGCTGGGACGGCTCAATCAACGCGATGCGCGCGCTGGGCAGTTCAGGCTTCTGGGAAATCTTCATTCCCGGAGCCGAGGCAGGATCCCGCTACAAGTTCGAGATCCTCGCCACCGACGGCCAGTGGCGCGAGAAGGCGGACCCGATGGCACGTGGGACCGAAATTCCACCGCTGACCGGGTCGCGGGTAGTCGAATCCCGGTACACGTTCCAGGACGACGAATGGATGACGGCGCGCGCTGCAGCCGATCCCCACAACGGACCCATGAGTGTGTACGAAGTGCACCTCGGCTCGTGGCGACTTGGACTGAACTACCGGGAGCTCGCTGACCAGCTCACCGAATACGTCCAGTGGCAGGGCTTCACCCACGTCGAGCTGATGCCTGTTGCGGAACACCCCTTCGGCGGCTCCTGGGGCTACCAGGTGACCTCGTACTACGCTCCAACCTCGCGGTTCGGTCATCCCGATGACTTCAAGTATCTGGTGGATAAACTGCATCAGGCGGGCATCGGCGTCATCATGGACTGGGTGCCGGCTCACTTCCCCAAAGACGAATTCGCCTTGGCCCAGTTCGACGGCGGAACCCTCTACGAGCACGGCGACCCGTTCCTCGGGGAACACCCCGACTGGGGAACACTGATCTTCGACTTTGGTCGTCGCGAGGTGAGGAACTTCCTCGTCGCCAACGCACTGTATTGGCTGGAGGAATACCACATCGACGGGTTGCGTGTGGACGCTGTCGCTTCGATGCTTTACCTGGACTACTCCCGTGAGGATGGCCAGTGGACACCGAACCGCCTCGGCGGCCGGGAGAACCTTGAGGCAATTGACTTCCTGCAGGAGGTCAACGCGACCGCCTACAAGCGGGTGCCCGGCATAGTCATGATCGCCGAGGAGTCCACTTCGTTCCCCGGAGTTACCCGCGCCACCAGCGGCGGCGGGCTCGGATTCGGGTTGAAGTGGAACATGGGCTGGATGCATGACTCGCTTGAGTACATGGCCGAAGACCCGGTCAACCGCGGCTACCACCACGGCAAGGCCACGTTCTCAATGGTCTACGCCTACACGGAGAATTTCCTCCTGCCGATCAGCCATGACGAAGTTGTGCACGGTAAGGGATCCCTGTTGCGCAAGATGCCTGGTGACCGCTGGCAGCAGCTCGCGAGTGTGCGCGCCTACCTGGCATTCCAGTGGGCCCACCCCGGCAAGCAGCTGATCTTCATGGGCACTGAGTACGCCCAGGAATCTGAGTGGTCGGAACAGCACGGTCTTGACTGGTGGCTCTCGGACACTCCCGCGCACAAGGGGGTCCAGCATCTGGTGCGGTCGCTGAACGGCATCTACCGGGACACCCCGGCTCTTTATCTTCGCGATAACGATCCGTCCGGATTCCAGTGGATCGACGAGAACGACGGCGCACGCAACACGCTGTCCTTCATTCGCTGGGATGGCCAGGGCAACCCGCTGGTCTGCATCGCGAATTTCGCTGGCGCGCCGCACGAAGGATTCAGGGTGGGACTCCCTTGGTCTGGCGACTGGGAAGAAGTGCTCAATACCGACGCTGAGGAATTCGGTGGATCCGGGGTCATCAACTCCGGCGGTGTGACTTCCGTTGAAGGACCGTGGAGCGGACAGCCGGCTTACGCCGACCTCCGGGTGCCGCCCCTGGGTGTCGTTTACTTGGCGCCAAAGAAGGCCTAG
- the treS gene encoding maltose alpha-D-glucosyltransferase, whose product MANPFQLNAPGLAHDPHWYRKAVFYEVLVRGFADANGDGSGDFSGLIDKLDYLQWLGVDCLWLPPFFKSPLRDGGYDIADYYNVLDEFGTISDFKRLVAEAHARGVRVIIDLPLNHTSDKHHWFEESRNDPDGPYGDFYVWSDTDEKYEDARIIFVDTEESNWTFDPVRRQFFWHRFFSHQPDLNFENPKVIEALFDVVKFWLDQGIDGFRADAIPYLFEEEGTNSENLPQTHAFLKDLRTMVDENYPGRIIVAEANQLPDEVVEYFGDAEGPECHMCFHFPIMPKLFYALRDQKAGPIIETMAETPDIPAGAQWGTFLRNHDELTLEMVTNEEREAMLGWYAPDSRMRANVGIRRRLSPLLDNSRAEVELIHALLLSLPGSPFLYYGDEIGMGDNIWLEDRDASRTPMQWNPDRNAGFSTADPGKLYLPVVQSLVYHYNHVNVEAQLASSSSLLHWMRQMLSVRRTHPAFGLGSYRNVPTEAESVLAFIREVAPGNDEGEQPEVVLCVFNLSQHPVAAELNLPEYADRGLRDLFGGTPFPAFGSDGTLTLTLGSHDFYWLRLRSANSNTASPLTEALPVIQSPEAAK is encoded by the coding sequence GTGGCTAACCCGTTTCAACTCAACGCGCCCGGTCTCGCGCATGACCCACACTGGTACCGCAAGGCCGTATTTTACGAGGTTCTGGTGCGCGGATTCGCGGATGCGAACGGCGATGGCTCGGGCGATTTCTCCGGTCTGATCGACAAGCTGGACTACCTGCAGTGGCTGGGGGTGGACTGTCTGTGGCTGCCGCCCTTCTTCAAGTCGCCGCTGCGCGACGGCGGCTATGACATTGCCGACTACTACAATGTCCTCGACGAGTTCGGCACCATCAGTGATTTCAAGCGGCTGGTTGCCGAGGCCCACGCCCGCGGCGTGCGCGTCATCATCGACCTGCCGCTGAACCACACCTCGGACAAGCACCACTGGTTCGAGGAATCCCGGAACGATCCTGATGGTCCCTACGGTGATTTCTACGTCTGGAGCGACACCGACGAAAAGTACGAGGATGCCCGCATCATCTTCGTGGACACCGAGGAATCAAACTGGACCTTCGACCCGGTCCGCCGGCAGTTCTTCTGGCACCGGTTCTTCTCCCACCAGCCGGATTTGAACTTCGAAAACCCCAAGGTGATCGAGGCGCTGTTCGACGTCGTGAAATTCTGGCTCGACCAGGGCATCGATGGTTTCCGCGCGGATGCCATTCCCTACCTGTTCGAAGAGGAAGGGACCAACAGCGAGAACCTTCCCCAGACGCACGCGTTCCTCAAGGACCTGCGCACGATGGTGGACGAGAATTACCCTGGCCGCATCATCGTCGCGGAAGCCAACCAGCTCCCGGACGAGGTGGTCGAATACTTCGGCGACGCCGAAGGCCCCGAGTGTCACATGTGCTTCCACTTCCCCATCATGCCCAAGCTCTTCTACGCGCTGCGTGACCAGAAGGCCGGCCCGATCATCGAGACGATGGCCGAAACCCCCGACATTCCCGCGGGGGCCCAGTGGGGCACTTTCCTCAGGAACCACGACGAGCTCACCCTCGAAATGGTCACCAACGAGGAACGCGAAGCGATGCTCGGCTGGTATGCCCCGGATTCGAGGATGCGCGCCAACGTGGGTATCCGCCGTCGGCTGTCCCCGCTGCTCGATAACTCGCGCGCCGAAGTGGAACTCATCCACGCCCTGCTGCTGTCCCTGCCGGGCAGCCCGTTCCTGTACTACGGGGACGAAATCGGGATGGGTGACAACATCTGGCTTGAGGATCGCGACGCGTCGCGTACCCCGATGCAGTGGAACCCCGATCGGAACGCTGGGTTCTCCACCGCGGACCCCGGAAAGCTGTACCTGCCCGTAGTGCAGTCGCTGGTCTACCACTACAACCACGTCAACGTGGAAGCCCAGCTGGCCAGCTCCAGTTCCCTGCTGCACTGGATGCGGCAAATGCTCTCCGTTAGGCGCACCCACCCCGCGTTCGGCCTGGGGTCCTACCGCAACGTACCCACCGAGGCGGAATCGGTCCTGGCCTTCATCCGTGAAGTTGCGCCCGGCAACGATGAGGGTGAACAGCCGGAGGTCGTGCTCTGCGTGTTCAACCTCTCGCAGCACCCCGTGGCCGCCGAACTGAACCTGCCCGAATACGCCGATCGGGGTCTGCGGGACCTCTTCGGCGGCACCCCTTTCCCCGCCTTCGGTAGCGACGGCACCCTCACCCTGACGCTGGGCAGCCACGACTTCTACTGGCTGCGCCTGCGCTCGGCCAACTCAAACACCGCTTCACCGCTCACCGAAGCACTGCCCGTCATCCAATCCCCGGAGGCCGCAAAATAA
- a CDS encoding alpha-1,4-glucan--maltose-1-phosphate maltosyltransferase has protein sequence MEPPRKGRTARKPIDGKDLRFGRIPITNIAPVVDGGAFPSKAIPGSDITVGATVFREGHDQLGVSAVLLTGAGVEVQRVRLRPVGQGLDRYEGQLRPPSVGSYTFVIEGWGDLYGTWHHNAEVKIAAGVDVELMLAEGAALFTNAAKSRPGQDAEVFTAAAGILADTELPVGERLAAGESADILAAIDREPLRDLVTVSQPYRILVERELAGRASWYEFFPRSEGATYDPAAGQWTSGTFVTAAERLHAVADMAFDVVYLPPIHPIGRTHRKGPNNTLTAGPSDPGSPWAIGAAEGGHDAIHPDLGTFADFDAFVARANELNLEIALDLALQASPDHPWVISHPEWFTTRVDGSIAYAENPPKKYQDIYPINFDNDPDGLSNEVLRIVLLWVSHGVKIFRVDNPHTKPVVFWEWLIREVNREHPEVVFLAEAFTRPPMMHALGRAGFQQSYTYFTWRNTKTELEEYFTEVSKVSAPYFRPNFFVNTPDILTEFLQYGGPAGFKIRAVLAAMASPLWGVYSGYELYEHVARPGAEESIDNEKFEYRPRDFKRAEAEGRSLAPYLTRLNHIRRDHPALGDLENLTLHHSSDSETLVFSKHKDNVGGDNSAKDTIIVVVNLNPHGARESTVSLNLDALALDPEDCNEDGTFWVDDLITGQSWVWGTHNYVRLDPHVEPAHILYLRRKP, from the coding sequence ATAGAGCCACCACGTAAGGGACGTACCGCCAGGAAGCCGATAGACGGCAAAGATCTGCGGTTCGGACGAATTCCAATTACCAACATTGCGCCGGTGGTGGACGGCGGTGCCTTCCCGTCCAAAGCGATCCCCGGATCAGACATTACGGTCGGCGCGACGGTATTCCGCGAGGGGCATGACCAGCTGGGTGTCTCAGCGGTCCTGCTGACCGGAGCCGGTGTTGAGGTCCAGCGGGTACGCCTGAGGCCTGTGGGCCAGGGGCTTGACCGGTACGAGGGCCAGTTGCGCCCGCCGTCGGTCGGCAGCTACACCTTCGTCATTGAAGGGTGGGGGGACCTGTACGGTACCTGGCACCACAACGCCGAAGTGAAGATCGCCGCCGGCGTCGACGTTGAATTGATGCTCGCCGAAGGCGCAGCCCTGTTCACCAACGCGGCGAAGTCCCGCCCGGGCCAGGACGCAGAGGTCTTCACCGCTGCCGCCGGGATCCTCGCGGACACCGAACTTCCGGTCGGCGAGCGGCTGGCCGCCGGTGAATCCGCCGACATTCTGGCTGCCATCGACCGCGAACCGTTGCGTGACCTGGTCACGGTGTCCCAGCCTTACCGCATCCTGGTGGAACGCGAGCTCGCCGGGCGCGCGTCCTGGTACGAGTTCTTCCCCCGCTCCGAAGGGGCCACCTACGACCCGGCCGCCGGGCAGTGGACCTCCGGTACCTTCGTCACCGCCGCCGAGCGGCTTCACGCCGTCGCGGACATGGCGTTCGACGTCGTCTACCTTCCGCCGATCCATCCGATCGGACGCACCCACCGCAAGGGGCCCAACAACACACTGACCGCTGGCCCCAGCGATCCCGGATCACCCTGGGCCATTGGCGCCGCGGAGGGTGGGCATGACGCGATCCACCCAGACCTGGGTACCTTCGCCGACTTCGACGCCTTCGTGGCACGAGCCAACGAGCTGAACCTGGAAATCGCCCTGGACCTTGCCCTGCAGGCGTCCCCGGACCACCCCTGGGTGATTTCCCATCCCGAGTGGTTCACCACGCGGGTGGACGGGTCCATCGCCTACGCGGAGAACCCGCCGAAGAAGTATCAGGACATCTACCCGATCAACTTCGACAACGACCCTGACGGTCTCTCGAACGAGGTGCTGCGCATCGTTCTGCTGTGGGTCAGCCACGGGGTGAAGATCTTCCGGGTGGATAACCCGCACACCAAACCGGTGGTGTTCTGGGAGTGGCTCATCCGTGAGGTCAACCGCGAGCACCCTGAAGTGGTTTTCCTGGCCGAAGCCTTCACCCGGCCGCCGATGATGCACGCGCTGGGCCGGGCCGGATTCCAGCAGTCCTACACCTACTTCACCTGGCGCAACACCAAAACCGAGCTCGAGGAGTACTTCACCGAGGTCAGCAAGGTCAGCGCGCCTTACTTCCGCCCCAACTTCTTCGTCAACACCCCCGATATCCTCACCGAGTTCCTCCAGTACGGCGGACCTGCGGGATTCAAGATCAGGGCGGTGCTCGCCGCCATGGCCAGCCCACTCTGGGGTGTCTATTCGGGCTACGAGCTGTACGAGCATGTTGCGCGGCCGGGTGCCGAAGAGTCGATCGACAACGAGAAGTTCGAGTATCGTCCCCGCGACTTCAAACGAGCCGAGGCCGAGGGGCGCAGCCTGGCGCCTTACCTCACCAGGCTTAACCACATCCGCCGGGACCACCCGGCGCTGGGCGACCTGGAAAACCTCACCCTTCACCACAGCTCCGACTCGGAAACCCTCGTGTTCTCGAAGCACAAGGACAACGTCGGCGGTGACAATAGCGCCAAGGACACGATCATCGTGGTGGTAAACCTCAATCCGCACGGGGCCCGGGAAAGCACTGTTTCGCTGAACCTCGACGCCCTCGCCCTTGACCCGGAGGACTGCAATGAGGACGGCACCTTCTGGGTGGATGATCTCATCACCGGGCAGAGCTGGGTCTGGGGCACCCACAACTACGTCAGGCTGGACCCACATGTGGAACCAGCACACATTCTTTACCTCAGGAGGAAGCCCTAG
- the glgP gene encoding alpha-glucan family phosphorylase, with translation MKAIRRFTVRTVLPESIAPLGKLAGNLRWSWHLPTTRLFRDLDPVAWEASGQDPVAFLGSVTREQLSQLADNERLVARIAELGSDLDKYLTEPRWYQSLGDDAPRSIAYFSPEYGISAVLPQYSGGLGILAGDHLKAASDLGVPLIGVGLLYQAGYFKQSLSRDAWQQETYPVLDPDGLPLTLLREEDGSPAKVVLPLPAGRQLIAHIWRADVGRVPLLLLDSNVAGNDEAARNVTDRLYGGGGDQRLQQELLLGMGGVKALRVFERLTGTPAPEVFHTNEGHAGFLGIERIRELMDPSNLSPMSWEEALTAGRSCTVFTTHTPVPAGIDRFEKSQIEHFFDAGLAPSVPTAKVLTLGAENYVDGDPNKFNMAVMGLRLAQRANGVAKLHGVVSRGMFSGLWPGFDTSEVPISSVTNGVHVPTWVDPLIADFAKERFGAESVLDPQWSNVYDVEDSDIWALRRRLRSNLIDDVRQRLRSSWKKRGAADAELAWTNNVLDPDILTIGFARRVPTYKRLTLMLRDPARLKALLLHPDNPIQLVIAGKSHPADEQGKRMIQDLVRFTDDPEVRHRIVFLPNYDIAMARTLFPGCDVWLNNPLRPLEACGTSGMKSAINGGLNLSVLDGWWDEMYDGDNGWAIPTANNDASPEERDDIEASALYDLLEEQVAPRFYSTVRSEGAGAAGPSELSHDGVPHQWVAMIKHTMANLGPAVSAERMLQDYVSHLYQPAWRAGRLAAESDYTAAKHTAAWRSRINDGWSAVQVEHVDSIGVAEDPQIGDSLTINAYVSLGALSPEDVAVEVAYGRASENDELSEVALADLEVSENLGAGRYQFSGGVTIDHSGSFGYTVRVLPKHVSLASKSELGLVANA, from the coding sequence GTGAAGGCAATCCGCAGATTTACAGTCCGTACCGTTCTCCCCGAAAGCATCGCCCCACTGGGCAAGCTGGCAGGCAACCTGCGGTGGTCGTGGCATCTGCCGACCACCCGACTGTTCCGGGACCTCGACCCGGTGGCGTGGGAGGCGAGCGGCCAGGACCCCGTCGCTTTCCTCGGCTCGGTCACCCGCGAGCAGCTCAGCCAGCTCGCCGACAACGAGCGTCTTGTCGCCCGGATTGCCGAACTGGGCAGCGATCTGGATAAGTACCTGACCGAACCGCGCTGGTACCAGTCCCTCGGCGATGACGCACCGCGCTCAATCGCCTACTTCTCCCCTGAATACGGCATCAGCGCCGTCCTCCCCCAGTACTCAGGCGGCCTCGGCATCCTCGCTGGCGACCATCTCAAGGCTGCCTCCGACCTGGGCGTACCGCTCATCGGCGTTGGGCTGCTCTACCAGGCCGGGTACTTCAAGCAGTCCCTCTCCCGCGACGCCTGGCAACAGGAAACCTACCCGGTCCTCGATCCCGACGGCCTGCCCCTGACCCTCCTCCGCGAGGAGGACGGCAGTCCGGCCAAGGTGGTCCTCCCGCTGCCCGCCGGACGGCAGCTGATCGCGCACATCTGGCGCGCCGACGTCGGCCGCGTCCCCCTCCTGCTCCTGGACTCCAACGTTGCTGGCAACGATGAGGCCGCCCGTAATGTTACTGACCGCCTCTACGGTGGTGGCGGCGACCAGCGCCTGCAGCAGGAACTGCTGTTGGGCATGGGCGGCGTGAAGGCGCTGCGCGTCTTCGAACGCCTCACCGGCACCCCGGCACCCGAGGTGTTCCACACCAACGAGGGTCACGCCGGCTTCCTCGGCATCGAACGGATCCGGGAACTGATGGACCCGTCCAACCTCTCGCCGATGAGCTGGGAAGAGGCGCTCACCGCGGGGCGCTCCTGCACCGTGTTCACCACCCACACCCCGGTGCCCGCGGGGATCGACCGGTTCGAGAAGTCCCAGATCGAGCACTTCTTCGACGCCGGGCTGGCACCATCCGTACCAACGGCGAAGGTCCTCACTCTCGGCGCCGAGAACTACGTCGACGGCGACCCCAACAAGTTCAACATGGCGGTCATGGGCCTGCGCCTGGCGCAGCGCGCGAACGGCGTCGCCAAGCTGCACGGCGTGGTGTCCCGCGGCATGTTCTCCGGGCTGTGGCCGGGCTTCGACACCAGCGAGGTCCCCATTTCCTCGGTCACCAACGGCGTCCACGTCCCCACCTGGGTTGACCCGCTGATCGCGGACTTCGCCAAGGAGAGGTTCGGCGCCGAGTCGGTCCTCGACCCGCAGTGGTCCAACGTGTACGACGTCGAGGACTCGGATATCTGGGCCCTGCGCCGCCGCCTGCGGTCCAACCTGATCGATGACGTCCGGCAGCGCCTGCGGTCCTCGTGGAAGAAGCGGGGAGCGGCCGACGCCGAACTGGCGTGGACCAACAACGTGCTCGACCCGGACATCCTCACCATCGGGTTTGCCCGCCGGGTGCCCACCTACAAGCGGCTGACCCTGATGCTCAGGGACCCCGCCCGCCTGAAGGCCCTGCTGCTGCACCCGGACAACCCGATCCAGCTGGTCATTGCCGGAAAATCGCATCCGGCCGACGAGCAGGGCAAGCGGATGATCCAGGACCTGGTCCGGTTCACCGACGACCCGGAGGTACGCCACCGAATCGTGTTCCTGCCGAACTACGACATCGCCATGGCACGCACCCTGTTCCCCGGCTGCGACGTCTGGCTGAACAACCCGCTGCGGCCGCTCGAGGCCTGTGGCACGTCAGGGATGAAATCGGCCATCAACGGCGGACTCAACCTGTCGGTGCTCGACGGCTGGTGGGATGAAATGTACGACGGCGACAACGGCTGGGCCATCCCCACGGCCAACAACGACGCCTCCCCCGAGGAGCGCGACGACATTGAGGCCTCGGCGTTGTACGACCTGCTCGAGGAGCAGGTGGCACCACGGTTCTACAGCACGGTGCGCTCGGAAGGCGCCGGTGCTGCGGGACCGTCGGAGCTCTCCCACGACGGCGTCCCGCACCAGTGGGTGGCCATGATCAAGCACACCATGGCCAACCTGGGACCGGCGGTGTCCGCCGAGCGGATGCTGCAGGACTATGTCAGCCACCTGTACCAGCCGGCCTGGCGGGCCGGTCGTCTGGCCGCCGAGTCGGACTACACGGCAGCGAAGCACACCGCTGCCTGGCGGTCGCGCATCAACGACGGCTGGTCGGCTGTCCAGGTGGAACACGTCGACTCAATCGGCGTCGCCGAGGATCCCCAGATCGGTGATTCGCTGACCATCAACGCCTACGTGTCGCTCGGTGCCCTCTCCCCTGAGGATGTCGCCGTCGAGGTGGCATACGGTCGGGCTTCCGAGAATGACGAGCTCAGCGAGGTGGCCCTGGCCGACCTTGAGGTCTCCGAGAACCTCGGAGCGGGCCGGTACCAGTTCTCCGGCGGAGTGACGATCGACCACTCAGGATCCTTCGGGTACACCGTCCGGGTGCTGCCGAAGCACGTCAGCCTGGCCTCGAAGTCCGAACTCGGACTGGTCGCCAACGCGTAG